One genomic window of Thalassolituus hydrocarboniclasticus includes the following:
- a CDS encoding MerR family transcriptional regulator: MSRMDERGTYPIREFARLTGVNPVTLRAWERRYGIIRPERTEKGHRFYTDEHIQHVRHILYWLDQGYPIRQVKLLLKEGPEHAEHNDDWSNQQQQIIRAAQHLNTQHLDELWNAGFSSYPLAVYYERCLSPVLHFMRSSNTPHVVTHAFEHLLKRKFGAMLLQQQRHNRGPVLLLATNHEHAEIETLACACALGAAEFRVEYFGPHPTPAELDMVLTMTPADNVWIHFHPLIPAQQKQWQQYLAACQLPHFLSGAMPDTSVNENHAQTLIRLPEQLSRQVRRFITDSASRSRVYAENNTHSGGFH, translated from the coding sequence ATGAGCCGCATGGATGAACGCGGTACCTATCCTATCCGGGAATTTGCCCGCCTTACCGGAGTTAATCCGGTAACTTTGCGTGCATGGGAGCGGCGCTACGGCATTATTCGCCCGGAACGTACAGAAAAAGGTCACCGCTTTTACACCGATGAGCATATTCAGCATGTACGCCATATTCTTTACTGGCTCGATCAGGGTTATCCGATCCGTCAGGTAAAGCTGCTGCTGAAAGAAGGTCCGGAACATGCAGAACATAACGACGACTGGTCAAACCAGCAGCAACAGATAATCCGTGCTGCACAACACCTGAATACGCAGCATCTGGATGAATTATGGAATGCCGGGTTTTCCAGCTACCCGCTGGCGGTGTATTACGAACGCTGCCTGTCTCCGGTGCTGCACTTCATGCGCAGCAGTAACACCCCCCATGTTGTTACCCACGCATTTGAACATCTTTTAAAGCGAAAATTCGGAGCCATGCTGCTGCAGCAACAACGTCACAACAGAGGGCCGGTTTTACTGCTTGCCACAAACCATGAGCATGCAGAAATTGAAACCCTTGCCTGTGCCTGCGCCCTCGGTGCTGCAGAATTCCGGGTTGAATATTTTGGCCCGCATCCGACACCTGCCGAACTCGATATGGTGCTGACAATGACTCCGGCTGATAACGTCTGGATTCACTTCCACCCATTAATTCCTGCGCAGCAAAAACAGTGGCAGCAATATCTTGCAGCCTGTCAGCTGCCGCATTTTCTTTCGGGTGCCATGCCTGATACCAGCGTTAACGAAAATCACGCCCAGACATTAATCAGACTGCCAGAGCAGCTGTCGCGTCAGGTAAGACGCTTTATCACCGACAGCGCCTCACGCAGCAGAGTTTACGCAGAAAATAACACCCATAGCGGAGGTTTCCATTGA